CGTCCGCACAGATCCGGAAGCCCTCCTCGCGCAGGACCGTGACCCCCTCGAGGAGCGCCCGGTGCGGCACGTGGGTGAACGGGGGACCGATGTCGACCGTCACTTCCCAGGGCAGCCGCCCCACGTCCCGGACGGCGTCCCGGAGTGCGGCGAGACCACCGAGGTCCGCCACCGTCCCCGCGAACACATTGATGTGAAGCGGCAGCAGCGTCTCCCGCTGCGCCGCCGCGCGCACCGCCAACGCGGCAAGCCGGCCGTCGAGTTCAGGGTCGCGCCGGGCCTGTGCCAGCACGTCGCCGACCTCCGGACGGGCGAGTATCTCCAGGGCCGCCACGGCGCCGGTCGTCAGGTTGACGACCGGCTGGAAGGCGAAACGGAGAGCGTCCGTCCAGGAAGGCACGGAAGCATAATGGCGCCCCCGGCGCGCGCCCAGGCGCAGTTCACGAGCTGTTCACGCACCCTTTTCGGCCGAACACGCAGCGTACGGATCCATAGGAGGCTGCCGGTCAGCGGACCGCGACCACGGACGAGCCGTGCCCGAACAGTCCCTGATTCGCCGTGATTCCCACGCGCGCGTCCGCCACCTGCCGGGCGCCCGCCGTGCCGCGCAGCTGCCATGTCAGCTCGCAGACCTGGGCGATGGCCTGTGCGGGGACCGCCTCTCCGAAGGACGCGAGTCCGCCACTGGCGTTCACGGGTATGCGCCCGCCCGGCGCCGTCGCCCCCTCCCTCAGCAGCTTCGCCGCCTCGCCCTCGCCGCACAGCCCCAGATCCTCGTACCACTGGAGCTCCAGAGCGGTCGACAGGTCGTACACCTCGGCGAGGGAGAGGTCTTCCGGGCCGATTCCGGCCTCCTCGTACGCGGCCCGCGCGATGGAGGCGCGGAAGGTAACGCCGTCCGGCTCGACGGCCGCGGCCGAGTCGGTGGCGATGTCCGGGAGGTCGAGCACCGTGTTCGGATACGTCGGCGTGACCGTCGACACCGCGCGGATCCGCACCGGGTTGCGTACTCCGTGTTTGCGCGCGAAGTCCATGCCGCACAGCACGAGCGCGGCCGCCCCGTCGGACGTGGCGCAGATGTCCAGGAGCCGCAGCGGATCGGCGACGACCGCCGACGCGGCCACCTCGTCGGCCGTCACCGTCTTGCGGTACCGGGCATTCGGATTGAGCGCGCCCGCCGCCGCGTTCTTCACCTTGACCTGTGCGAAGTCCTCCAGGGTGTCCCCGTGCACGGCCATGCGCCGGCGCGCGTACAGGCCGAAGTACGCCGGGTTGGTCGCGCCGAGGACCCGGAACCGCAGCCAGTCCGGATCGTCGTGCCGGTCCCCGCCCGCGGGCCGGAAGAACCCCTTGGGAGCGGCGTCGGCACCCACCACGAGCACGACGTCGGCGAGCCCCGCGAGGATCTGCGTACGCGCCGCGTTGACCGCCTGGGCGCCCGAGGCACACGCCGCGTACACGCTCGCGACCCGCGCGCCCTGCCAGCCGAGCGCCTTCGCGAACGTCGCGCCCGCCACATAGCCCGGGTACCCGCCCCGCACCGTGTCCGCGCCCACGACGGAGTCCACGTCGCGCCAGTCGACCCCGGCGTCGGCGAGCGCCGCCCGCGCCGCCACCGTCCCGTACTCGACGAAACCGCGCCCCCACTTGCCCCAGGGGTGCATGCCCGCCCCGAGCACCGCCACGTCGTCCGTCATGCCGCCACCCCCGTCGGCCGCCAGTGCCACGCCGTCCAGGTCGTGTCCCCGTCCTCGTCGAGCACGCCGGGCACGACCTCCACCTCCATGCCCACCTCCAGGTCGGCCACGGAGACTCCGGGAACCGCCTGCCCGAGCACCACCATGCGCTCCGCCTCCAGCTCCACAGCGATCAACGCGTACGGCTGCCATGGAAGTTCCGGATCGGACACGTACGGCGCGGGCGGCCGGTACCGGCTGTCCGTGTACGACCAGACCCGGCCGCGCGGGGAGAGCGGCACGGAGAGCAGCTCCCCTCCGGCGCAGCCGGGGTTGCGGCAGAAGGTGTCCTCGCGGGGGAAGAAGACCGAGGCGCAGGCCGAGCAGCGCGTGCCGAGCAGCCGGAAGTCCTCTCCCTCCCCGGTGAACCAATCGGCCACGACAGGTGTGCGCGTACGCGACAAGGCCCCTCCCGCGCTGGATTCCGACGACGCCACCAGAACACCAGCAGATCTGATGGACCGTCAGAAGTGTGCCATGGGCCCGCCGCTCAGGGAACGCCGCGAGATGGGGAAGTCGAAGTACCTGTCCGGGAAGAGCTCCGGCTTGTACGTGAAGTGCCACCACTCCTCGGGCAGGTTCACGAACCCCTGCGCGGCCAGGGCGTCCCGCAGGAGGTCACGGTTCGCGCGCTGCGCCCCCTGGATCCGCGGGTCATCGGTGTGGGCGAGCGTGTCGAAGCAGTCGAAGCCCGTACCCATGTCCACCGAGTTGTCGGGGAAACGGTCCTTCTTCGGTCCGTAGCAAGGCGCCAGCCGCTCACCGGGCACGTACGCGCGCGTGGGCACCGCCGGCAGTTTCACGACGGTCAGATCGAGCGTGGAGCCCCGGCTGTGCCCGGACTTCTCCGCGATGTAACCGTCGGCGAACAGTCGCGTCTTGTCGACCTGCGGATAGAACTCCGCCTTCATCCGCTGGTCGTCGAGGTCCTTGGCCCAGCGCACGAAGTGGTCGACCGCCCGCTGCGGCCGGTAGCAGTCGTACACCTTCAGCGAGTAACCCCGCTTCAGGAGCCCCGCCTGCGCCTTGTGGAGCGCCTTCGCGGCAGGTTCGGTGAGGATGCACATCGGCTTCTCGTAGCCGTCCACAGGCGCGCCGACGAAGTTGTGCGGAGTGATGTAGCGGATCTCCTGGATGATCGTCGGGTCGACGTCCCGCAGCGCCACGAACTGTGCGGGAGCCTTGGGTTCGGGCTTCGCCTGCGCGGCGCTGGGAGCGGTGGCGGTCCACAGGAGCGCGGCGGCAGCGGTGACGGCGAGTCTGCGTACGGCAGTTGCTGTTCGTGTCATGAACCCTGCATCTATCAGGATCAAGGGTGGCCAGGGAAGAGCGGCGCTTCGCGATCGGATACAGTCCGCGGCGTGTCAGCACCCCACCACATAACCAACGCCGTTCCGGATTCTCACTGTTCGAGCTGTGGAACCGCCTACGGACCCGACGTCTCGGGATGGCCGCGCACGTGCCCGGCCTGCGCCGACGTGAGCTACCGCAACCCCCTGCCGGTCGCGGTCGCCCTCCAGGCCGTCTATGACAGCCGCGGTTCCGCTCTCGTCGTGATCACCCGGACCATCGCCCCCGCGCGCGGGGGAGTCGCCCTGCCCGGCGGGTTCGTCGACCACAGGGAGGACTGGAAGGACGCCGTCGTCCGTGAGCTCAAGGAGGAGACGGGCATCGAGGCGGCGAGCCGCGACGTGCGCCTCGCCGACGCGATGAGCTCGCCCGACGGACACCTGCTCCTGTTCGGCCTCCTCCCGGAACGTCCGGCCGCCGAACTGCCCGAGCCCGCCGTCACGGACGAGACCGAAGGCTGGCACCTCCTGCGCCGCCCTGCCGAACTCGCCTTCCCCCTCCACACCCTGGCCGCCCGCGCCTGGTTCGAGGGCCGCTACGTGTGACGCGCACCGCCGCATGACCTCCCCAGCCCTCTGAACGCTCAGAGCCCGCGGATCCGCACCGGGTACGCGGGCTCGGCCGGCCCTCCCTCGTCCTGCCGCTCCACCACCAAACTGCCCCCGCTCCACCGCGTGGTGTAGCGCTGGACGTCCGGCGCCTGCCAGCCGTCACCGACGTCGGGCACGACAACCCCGCCGCCGGTACGCCCCTGCGCCGGAGCCCACACCTCAAGGCACAGCTCCCCGTCCTCGCCCCGCACCGGGATCACCGCGCCCGCCCGCGCGAAGACGGGAACACGGGACAGCGGCGCGTCCACCAGAACCTGACCGGGCCCCTCGTGAGCCTGCCCGCTCTCCGTGTCGTACCAGCGCCCACGTGGCAGTCGCACCGCCCGCCGGTCCGCACCCGGCTCCAGGACCGGAGCCACCAACACGGAGTCACCCAACAAGAACGCGTCCTCGCAGTCCCGCAACGCCCTGTCCTCCGGAGCGTCCCACCACACAGGCCGCACATATGGAGCGCCCGTACGCCGCGCGAGATGAGCCAGCGTCACGAAGTAGGGCAGCAGCCGTCTGCGCTCGACGAGCGCCACGCGCGCGTGCCCCAGCACCTCGTCACCGAACTCCCACGGCTCCCGACGCCCCGCCCGCAGCGCCGCATGCGTACGGAACAGCGGCAGATACGCACCCAGTTGGAGCCACCGCAGATACAGCTCAGGGGACGGATCCCCGTCGAACCCGCCCACGTCCGGGCCCGAATACGGCACTCCGCACAACCCGAGGCCCAGCACCAGGGACAACGACGCGCGCAAACCGGGCCACCCCGTGGCCACATCCCCGGACCACGTCCCTCCATAGCGCTGCATCCCCGCCCAGCCCGAGCGCGAGAAGAGGAACGGCCGCTCCTGGGGCCGCAGTTCACGCAGCCCCTCGTACCCGGCGCGCGCCATGCACAGCCCGTACACGTTGTGCGCCTCCCGATGGCAACCGCCCCGCCCCTCAAGGGAGTGCCGTGCCGAGCGGGGCAGCGTCGGGTCACCGAACGCGGCGAACGACGCCGGCTCGTTCATGTCGTGCCAGAACCCCGAGAACCCCTGGGCGAGCCGCTCCTCGTACAGGCCGCCCCACCACTTGCGCACCGCGCGGTCGGTGAAGTCGGGGTACACGGACTCACCCGGCCACACCACGCCACGTACCGGTCTCCCCGCCGCGTCCTTCACAAAGGCGTCCACGGACGCTCCCGCGTCGTACACGGCGTTACCCGCCTCCGCCTTGACCGCGGGGTCGACGATCGACACCAGCCGCACACCTTCCCCGCGCAGCTCCTCGGCGAGCCGCGGGAGCCCCGGATACGTCTCCTGGTCGACGGTGAACACCTGAAACGCGTCGAGATGATCGATGTCCAGATGCACCGCGTCGAGCGGAAGCCCCCGCTCCCGATAGCCCGCGACGATCCGCCGCACTTCGTGCCCCCCGCCGAAGCCCCAGCGCGCATGCTGATACCCGAGCGCCCAGGCCGGCGGCAGCGCGGGCGCACCGGTCAGCGACGCCCACGCGCGCAGCACGCGCGCGGGGGCACCCACCATGACCCAGCAGCGCAGCGGCCCGCCCTCCATCCGGACCTCGCAGGTCCCCGCCCGGTCGTGCCCGGAACCGGCGCCCTCCGCGCCCTCCGACAGGGTCACCGTGCCGTCCCACGAGTTGTCGTGGAACACCAGATGGGTGCCGGCGTCGGCAACCACCATCTGCACCGGCATGGTCAGATACAGCGGATCGTCACCAGGCCCGAAGGAACCGCCCGGATCGGTGTTCCACAGCCGGTACGCGCCGTCCCGCAGCCGAGGCCCCGAGGCCCGGCCGCCCAGCCCGAAGAACCGCGCGTCGGCGGCCACCTCGGACCGCTGCACCCACCGCGCCTCGCCCCCGTCCACGGGCTCCCACCAACGTGGCGGCAGATCACGCCGCAGCACCACACCGCCCGGAGTGCACACGGAGACGGCGCCGTGCCGCGACACGACGACGGTCACCCGCTCCGCCACCACCCGCCAGCCGCCGTCCTTGTCCGGCTCCAGGACAGCCCGGGGATCCGGCAGCGGACAGGAACCCGCCAGTGCGTACGACGGCTCCGGGTCCGCCCCGTCCCAGCCCCAGAAGACCGCGCCCGTCACCGTCACCGTGATTCGCAGCCGGGAGCGCGTGAACCGGACGACACCACCACCGGGCGCCGGCTCGGCCCCCGTCACCGGACCCGGCACCCGCGCCCGCTCCGGCCCCCGGCGCCGCAGACCCACCGCATCGGCCCGCTTCCTGCGCCACGAGGACCGCACCGCCCGCAAACCCTGGACCGCACCCACCAAGCCAACCGCCCTCACCGCGCGTACCAGGTCACGACCGTTCATGCTGCTCACCCTGTCATTGCGGGGCGCGCAATAGTGAGTCGTTCAACTGCCGTTCATCCGTGGTGGCAGCACATCTTCACGACACGGACTATGTGGGGCGCAACCTGGTGCGGAAGTCGATCACGTGGCATCGTCCCTGTCAGCCGCGTCACGCGCACACACCGGCCCGTGCGCGGGACCGACGCACACCACGCGTACATCCGGGAGCCGCCCCATGCCGTCCGCAGCGAATCCGACGCCGCTCTGGAAGCCCGACAAGGAATTCATCGCCGAAGCGCAGATCACGCGCTTTCAGGCCTGGGCGTCCGAACACTACGGAGCCCCGGCCGACGGCGGTTACGAAGCGCTGCACCGCTGGTCGGTGACCGAACTCGACACGTTCTGGAAGGCTGTCGCCGACTGGTTCGACGTCCGGTTCACCACCCCGTACGCGCGCGTGCTCGGCGACCGTTCCATGCCCGGAGCCGAATGGTTCCCCGGCGCCACCCTGAACTACGCCGAACACGCCCTGCGCACCGCCACGGACCCCGAGCGCGCGGACACCCCGGCCATCCTCCACGTGGACGAGACACACGAACCTCGCCCCGTGACCTGGGCGGAACTGCGCCGCCGGGTCGGCTCGCTCGCCGCCGAACTGCGCGCCATCGGCGTGCGCCCGGGCGACCGCGTCAGCGGCTACCTGCCGAACATCCCCGAGGCCGTCGTCGCCCTCCTCGCCACCGCGGCCGTCGGCGGAGTCTGGACGTCCTGCGCCCCCGACTTCGGCGCCCGCAGTGTCCTCGACCGCTTCCAGCAGGTCGAACCCGTCGTCCTGTTCACCGTCGACGGCTACCGCTACGGCGGCAAGGAGCACGACCGCCGCGACACGGTCGGCGAACTCCGCGCCGAACTGCCCACTCTCCGCGCGGTCGTCCACATCCCGCTGCTAGGCACGGACGCCCCCGAAGGGGCCCTTGAGTGGTCAGAGCTCACATCCGCCGACACTGAGCCCGTCTTCGAAGCCGTCCCCTTCGACCACCCGCTGTGGGTTCTGTACTCCTCAGGAACGACGGGACTCCCCAAGGCGATCGTCCAGTCCCAGGGCGGCATCCTCATCGAGCACCTCAAACAGCTCGGCCTGCACTGCGACCTCGGCCCCGGCGACCGGTTCTTCTGGTACACGTCCACCGGCTGGATGATGTGGAACTTCCTCGCCTCCGGCCTCCTCACGGGCACCACGATCGTCGTCTACGACGGCAGCCCCGGCTACCCCGACACCGGCGCCCAGTGGGCCGTCGCCGAACGCACCGGAGCCACCCTCTTCGGAACCTCGGCCGCTTACGTCATGGCGTGCCGCAAGGCCGGCGTCCACCCCTCGCGCGACCACGACCTGTCCCGCGTCAAGTGCGTCGCCACGACCGGCTCGCCACTCCCACCCGACGGCTTCCGCTGGCTCCACGACGAGGTGCGCGAAGACCTCTGGATCGCCTCCGTCAGCGGCGGCACGGACGTCTGCTCCTGCTTTGCCGGAGCCGTCCCGACCCTGCCCGTCCACATCGGCGAACTCCAGGCCCCCTGCCTCGGCACGGACCTCCAGTCCTGGGACCCGCAGGGCAAACCGCTCATCGACGAAGTCGGTGAACTCGTCGTCACCAACCCCATGCCCTCGATGCCGATCCGCTTCTGGAACGACCCCGACGGCAGCCGCTATCACGACAGTTACTTCGACACCTACCCCGGCGTCTGGCGGCACGGCGACTGGATCACCCTCACCTCCCGCGGTTCGGTCGTGATCCACGGCCGTTCGGACTCCACCCTGAACCGCCAGGGCGTCCGCATGGGTTCGGCCGACATCTACGAGGCCGTCGAACGCCTCCCCGAAATCCGCGAGTCCCTCGTCATCGGCCTCGAACAGCCCGACGGCGGCTACTGGATGCCCCTGTTCGTCCACCTCGCGCCCGGCGCCGTACTCGACGACGACCTCCGAGCCCGCATCAAGCAGACCATCCGCGAGAACCTCTCCCCGCGCCACATCCCCGACGACATCATCGAAGCCCCAGGCGTCCCGCACACCCTCACCGGCAAGCGCATCGAGGTCCCCGTCAAACGCCTCCTCCAGGGCACCCCCCTCGAAAAGGCCGTCAACCTCGGCTCGGTGGACAGCGTCGAACTCCTGCGCTTCTACGAGGACATCGCCCGCAACCGCCCCTGACCGAACCCGGTTCCCCCGCCGTTGTCAGTGCCCCCGATTACTCTGAGTGAGCATTGACTACAGCTCTCAGGGGGAACCATGGCGCACACCCAGAACACCCAGCACGCCGGCATGCGACGCGTCCTGCGCCGTGAAGTCGCGGGCATCATCGGCCTGCTCGCCGACGAACGCGACTTCACGGCAATGCGGAGCTACCGCACCTTCGCCTTCGACGACCACGACACGTACCTCCAGCAGGTGGAGAACCTCCTCCAGACCCTCGCCGCGCAGGGCGGACACACCACCGTTGCCCTCTTCGACCCCGAGGAGTACGCGGAGTTCTGCGCCGAGACCGGCCTCGAACCGGACACCCCCGCCAGCCGCACCCGCTTCACCGCCGAACTCGCCGTCATGGGCACCACCGTCCCTTACGAGGGACAGCCCCTGGCCGACCTCCTGCCCGACCTGGTCGACGAGGCCGTCCGCCAGGCCACCTGGGAGTACGCCTCGTCCGTCCTCGCCCGGATCGGACCGTGCGGCGCCTGCGGCCGGGACATCGGAAGGGACGCCTTCGCCCGCGCCTCGCACCTCCTGACGCGGGTCCTAGACACGGCAGGCACCGGCGCCCACCACCTCGTGTGCAGCATTCCCACCGACGCGGAATCGGTGCTGTCGGTACTCCACGTCGACCGCTGCACCGAGGACAGCACACGACTCGACGAGAAGGAGGCGCTCGAGTTCACCACGGTCCTCGCACTCGGCATCGCCACGGCAAGCCCGGGCGGCCTGGTCATGCGCACCACTGCCCCGGACACGGACGACCGCGTCCAAGGCTGGCGCCTGCGCGACGAACGCCTGCTACCGCTCACCGCGGCAGAAGTCTTCGACGCCTACTGCACCGACGCCCAGTCCGGCGACCTCGTCGCACCCGAGTCCGGCGTCGACTACTGCGCGGCACCCGATCTCGGGGACACCGGCCCCGAGGTCGGGCACACCCACTGAAACGACCGTGGGGCGCTCCACCACGAAGGTGAAGCGCCCCACGACGGCGAACCGGCTTGTGGCTACTCGCCGGACAGCACGGCCTGAGCGGCCTTGCGGGCCTCCTCGGCGGAGTCCGAGGCACGGGCGGCCGAGGCCGCACGCTCGCACTGCGCCAGCGTGTACTTGCCGAGTGTCGCCCGCACGTAAGGAATCGACGCCGCACCCATGGAAAGGGAGGTGACGCCCAGACCGGTCAGGACACACGCGAGCAGCGGGTCGGATGCGGCCTCACCGCAGACGCCACAGCTCTTGCCCTCGGCCCTCGCCGCATCCGCGGACAGGGCGACCAGGTCGAGCAGCGCGGGCTGCCACGGGTCCTGAAGCCGGGACACCGCACCGACCTGCCGGTCAGCGGCGAACGTGTACTGCGCCAGGTCATTGGTCCCCAGGGAAAGGAACTCGACCTCCTGAAGGATCGAACGCGCCCGCAGAGCGGCCGACGGAATCTCGACCATCGCGCCGAACTTCGCCTCAAGCCCCGCCTCACGGCACGCGTCGGCGAAGGCCTTCGCGTCGGCACGGTCGGCGACCATCGGCGCCATGACCTCGAGGTAGACCGGCAGGCCCTCAACAGCCTTGGCCAGCGCGGTCAGCTGCGTACGCAGCACCTCAGGGTGCTCGAGCAGCGAGCGCAGTCCACGCACACCCAGAGCCGGGTTCGGCTCGTCGGCGGGCGTCAGGAAGTCCAGCGGCTTGTCCGCACCGGCATCGAGGACGCGCACCACGACCCGGCCCTCGGGGAACGCCTCGAGAACCTTCCGATACGCCTCGACCTGCTTCTCCTCGGAAGGAGCGCGGCTGCTGTCGTCCAGGAACAGGAACTCGGTACGGAAGAGCCCCACACCCTCCGCACCGGCCTCGACCGCGGCCGGCACGTCGGCCGGACCGCCGACATTGGCAAGGAGCGGCACCTTGTGACCGTCAGACGTCGCACCGGGACCGGACGACGCGGCCAGCGCGGCCTTCCGCGCGGCGGAGGCGGCCTCCAGCTCGGCCCGCTTCTCCGGACTCGGATCGACGAAGATGTCGCCGGTGCTGCCGTCGACTGCGATCACCGTGCCCTCGGCGAGCTCACCCGCACCGGGCAGCGCGACCACGGCCGGCACCCCGAGCGCACGCGCCAGAATCGCGCTGTGACTGGTCGGCCCGCCCTCCTCGGTGACGAAGCCGAGCACAAGCGTCGGGTCGAGCAGCGCCGTGTCCGCGGGAGCCAGGTCCCGCGCGATGAGTACGTAGGGCTTGTCGCTGTCCGGGACACCGGGCATCGGCACTCCGAGCAGCCGCGCCACGATCCGGTTCCGCACGTCGTCCAGGTCGGCGACGCGACCCGCGAGGTACTCACCTGCACCGGCCAGCAGCGCCCGATAAGACGCGAAGGCGTCGTACACCGCACGCTCGGCCGTGCTGCCGACCGCGATACGTCGGTCGACATCGGCCATGAGCTCCGGGTCCTGCGCCATCATGGCCTGGGCCTCGAGCACGTGCTGTGCCTCGCCACCCGCCAGATTGCCGCGCGCAATCAGATCGGCCGCCACAGCTTCCACGGCCTGACGGGCGCGCCCCTGCTCGCGCTCCGCGTCCTCCGTCGGAATCTGCTTGGCCGGCGGCTCGAGAACCGCCGTCCCCATGTGCCGAACCTCGCCGATCGCCACACCGTGGCTTACGCCGACGCCTCGCAGCGTTGTCTCCATCTCACCGTCTCCGATAGTGCGGCGGGCCCAGCCGCCGCGGTGGTTGACCTGCATGCCGCCAGCGACGGCCCCCGTCACTTCCAGCTGAAGAGTGCGTCGCCGGACTTGACGTTGCCGTCCTCGATCACATCGGAGAGGGACTCGGCGGTGGCCTCGAGGGCAACGATCGGGCAGATCGGGGACTTGCCGGCGGCTTCGACAGCGGCCGGGTCCCAGCGCACCATCTCCTGACCGCGCTGCACGGTGTCGCCCTTGTTGACGAGCAGCTCGAAGCCCTCGCCATTCAGCTGAACGGTGTCGATGCCCAGGTGCGTCAGGACGCCATGGCCCTGATCGTCCACCACTACATAGGCGTGCGGGTGAAGAGAGACGACGATGCCGTCGACGGGCGCGACAGCCGCCGAGGGCTCGCGCACCGGATCGATGGCGGTGCCGGGACCGACCATCGCACCGGAGAAGACCGGGTCAGGAACGGCGGAGAGTCCAATGGCGCGTCCGGCGAGCGGGGACGTCACACTGGTCATGGCAAGCCTCCCAGGGGTGGAGATTGATGGTCGCCGTCACTGCATGTTCTGGACGGCGTACCGTTTCAGAGCGTAAGTCATAAAAAGTCCCGGTTCCCCATGAGAGGTACCGGTTGGCTGACGTAGAGGGTGCACGCAAACGATTTGCGCCCGCCCTGCACGCCCATGTACTGTCGTACTCCCGCTTGAGGCCGAGCGGCACTTTCGAGTGCCTGGTGGCTCAGCGGCAACTATCACGGCAGATCTTAGCTTTGATCGACTTCTGCATGCCCGCAGGAGTTCATGGTCGGAGCGGCGGAAAATGGCTGATAGTGTTTGGACCGCCGGAAAGGGAAACGCGAAAGCCGAAAGGCCGGAGCGGAAACCTGAA
The DNA window shown above is from Streptomyces sp. NBC_01445 and carries:
- the ptsP gene encoding phosphoenolpyruvate--protein phosphotransferase encodes the protein METTLRGVGVSHGVAIGEVRHMGTAVLEPPAKQIPTEDAEREQGRARQAVEAVAADLIARGNLAGGEAQHVLEAQAMMAQDPELMADVDRRIAVGSTAERAVYDAFASYRALLAGAGEYLAGRVADLDDVRNRIVARLLGVPMPGVPDSDKPYVLIARDLAPADTALLDPTLVLGFVTEEGGPTSHSAILARALGVPAVVALPGAGELAEGTVIAVDGSTGDIFVDPSPEKRAELEAASAARKAALAASSGPGATSDGHKVPLLANVGGPADVPAAVEAGAEGVGLFRTEFLFLDDSSRAPSEEKQVEAYRKVLEAFPEGRVVVRVLDAGADKPLDFLTPADEPNPALGVRGLRSLLEHPEVLRTQLTALAKAVEGLPVYLEVMAPMVADRADAKAFADACREAGLEAKFGAMVEIPSAALRARSILQEVEFLSLGTNDLAQYTFAADRQVGAVSRLQDPWQPALLDLVALSADAARAEGKSCGVCGEAASDPLLACVLTGLGVTSLSMGAASIPYVRATLGKYTLAQCERAASAARASDSAEEARKAAQAVLSGE
- a CDS encoding PTS sugar transporter subunit IIA — its product is MTSVTSPLAGRAIGLSAVPDPVFSGAMVGPGTAIDPVREPSAAVAPVDGIVVSLHPHAYVVVDDQGHGVLTHLGIDTVQLNGEGFELLVNKGDTVQRGQEMVRWDPAAVEAAGKSPICPIVALEATAESLSDVIEDGNVKSGDALFSWK
- a CDS encoding glycoside hydrolase family 31 protein; translated protein: MNGRDLVRAVRAVGLVGAVQGLRAVRSSWRRKRADAVGLRRRGPERARVPGPVTGAEPAPGGGVVRFTRSRLRITVTVTGAVFWGWDGADPEPSYALAGSCPLPDPRAVLEPDKDGGWRVVAERVTVVVSRHGAVSVCTPGGVVLRRDLPPRWWEPVDGGEARWVQRSEVAADARFFGLGGRASGPRLRDGAYRLWNTDPGGSFGPGDDPLYLTMPVQMVVADAGTHLVFHDNSWDGTVTLSEGAEGAGSGHDRAGTCEVRMEGGPLRCWVMVGAPARVLRAWASLTGAPALPPAWALGYQHARWGFGGGHEVRRIVAGYRERGLPLDAVHLDIDHLDAFQVFTVDQETYPGLPRLAEELRGEGVRLVSIVDPAVKAEAGNAVYDAGASVDAFVKDAAGRPVRGVVWPGESVYPDFTDRAVRKWWGGLYEERLAQGFSGFWHDMNEPASFAAFGDPTLPRSARHSLEGRGGCHREAHNVYGLCMARAGYEGLRELRPQERPFLFSRSGWAGMQRYGGTWSGDVATGWPGLRASLSLVLGLGLCGVPYSGPDVGGFDGDPSPELYLRWLQLGAYLPLFRTHAALRAGRREPWEFGDEVLGHARVALVERRRLLPYFVTLAHLARRTGAPYVRPVWWDAPEDRALRDCEDAFLLGDSVLVAPVLEPGADRRAVRLPRGRWYDTESGQAHEGPGQVLVDAPLSRVPVFARAGAVIPVRGEDGELCLEVWAPAQGRTGGGVVVPDVGDGWQAPDVQRYTTRWSGGSLVVERQDEGGPAEPAYPVRIRGL
- a CDS encoding NUDIX domain-containing protein gives rise to the protein MSAPHHITNAVPDSHCSSCGTAYGPDVSGWPRTCPACADVSYRNPLPVAVALQAVYDSRGSALVVITRTIAPARGGVALPGGFVDHREDWKDAVVRELKEETGIEAASRDVRLADAMSSPDGHLLLFGLLPERPAAELPEPAVTDETEGWHLLRRPAELAFPLHTLAARAWFEGRYV
- a CDS encoding acetoacetate--CoA ligase, which gives rise to MPSAANPTPLWKPDKEFIAEAQITRFQAWASEHYGAPADGGYEALHRWSVTELDTFWKAVADWFDVRFTTPYARVLGDRSMPGAEWFPGATLNYAEHALRTATDPERADTPAILHVDETHEPRPVTWAELRRRVGSLAAELRAIGVRPGDRVSGYLPNIPEAVVALLATAAVGGVWTSCAPDFGARSVLDRFQQVEPVVLFTVDGYRYGGKEHDRRDTVGELRAELPTLRAVVHIPLLGTDAPEGALEWSELTSADTEPVFEAVPFDHPLWVLYSSGTTGLPKAIVQSQGGILIEHLKQLGLHCDLGPGDRFFWYTSTGWMMWNFLASGLLTGTTIVVYDGSPGYPDTGAQWAVAERTGATLFGTSAAYVMACRKAGVHPSRDHDLSRVKCVATTGSPLPPDGFRWLHDEVREDLWIASVSGGTDVCSCFAGAVPTLPVHIGELQAPCLGTDLQSWDPQGKPLIDEVGELVVTNPMPSMPIRFWNDPDGSRYHDSYFDTYPGVWRHGDWITLTSRGSVVIHGRSDSTLNRQGVRMGSADIYEAVERLPEIRESLVIGLEQPDGGYWMPLFVHLAPGAVLDDDLRARIKQTIRENLSPRHIPDDIIEAPGVPHTLTGKRIEVPVKRLLQGTPLEKAVNLGSVDSVELLRFYEDIARNRP
- a CDS encoding Zn-ribbon domain-containing OB-fold protein, producing the protein MSRTRTPVVADWFTGEGEDFRLLGTRCSACASVFFPREDTFCRNPGCAGGELLSVPLSPRGRVWSYTDSRYRPPAPYVSDPELPWQPYALIAVELEAERMVVLGQAVPGVSVADLEVGMEVEVVPGVLDEDGDTTWTAWHWRPTGVAA
- a CDS encoding lipid-transfer protein, with amino-acid sequence MTDDVAVLGAGMHPWGKWGRGFVEYGTVAARAALADAGVDWRDVDSVVGADTVRGGYPGYVAGATFAKALGWQGARVASVYAACASGAQAVNAARTQILAGLADVVLVVGADAAPKGFFRPAGGDRHDDPDWLRFRVLGATNPAYFGLYARRRMAVHGDTLEDFAQVKVKNAAAGALNPNARYRKTVTADEVAASAVVADPLRLLDICATSDGAAALVLCGMDFARKHGVRNPVRIRAVSTVTPTYPNTVLDLPDIATDSAAAVEPDGVTFRASIARAAYEEAGIGPEDLSLAEVYDLSTALELQWYEDLGLCGEGEAAKLLREGATAPGGRIPVNASGGLASFGEAVPAQAIAQVCELTWQLRGTAGARQVADARVGITANQGLFGHGSSVVAVR
- a CDS encoding M15 family metallopeptidase, whose amino-acid sequence is MTRTATAVRRLAVTAAAALLWTATAPSAAQAKPEPKAPAQFVALRDVDPTIIQEIRYITPHNFVGAPVDGYEKPMCILTEPAAKALHKAQAGLLKRGYSLKVYDCYRPQRAVDHFVRWAKDLDDQRMKAEFYPQVDKTRLFADGYIAEKSGHSRGSTLDLTVVKLPAVPTRAYVPGERLAPCYGPKKDRFPDNSVDMGTGFDCFDTLAHTDDPRIQGAQRANRDLLRDALAAQGFVNLPEEWWHFTYKPELFPDRYFDFPISRRSLSGGPMAHF